In Juglans microcarpa x Juglans regia isolate MS1-56 chromosome 8D, Jm3101_v1.0, whole genome shotgun sequence, the following are encoded in one genomic region:
- the LOC121243677 gene encoding transcription factor bHLH30: protein MCGKKEEDQGECSQTVHNMNIQSFQEQLFLQQQQQMQQHQQQNSDIYGGGRGLIFPEVSPILQPWSLPPVHAFDPAHFATNPVRDHDPFLAPPQPSSFAGLFNRRPSLQFAYDGPSSDHLRIISDTLGPVVQPGSAPFGLQAELGKMTAQEIMDAKALAASKSHSEAERRRRERINNHLAKLRSLLPSTTKTDKASLLAEVIQHVKELKRQTSLIAETSPVPTEVDELTVDASDEDGKFVIKASLCCEDRSDLLPDLIKTLKALRLKTLKAEITTLGGRVKNVLFITGEEDSSSSGEQNQQQQQQQQYCVSSIQEALKAVMEKTTGDESSSGTVKRQRTNINILEHRSL from the exons atgtgcggcaagaaggaagaagatcaaggagagTGTTCTCAAACTGTCCATAACATGAACATACAAAGCTTCCAAGAACAGTTGTTTCTTCAACAGCAGCAACAGATGCAGCAACATCAACAACAGAACAGTGACATATATGGAGGTGGAAGAGGATTGATTTTCCCGGAAGTTTCACCAATCTTGCAGCCATGGTCTCTCCCTCCGGTCCATGCCTTCGACCCGGCCCACTTTGCCACAAATCCGGTCCGAGACCACGACCCATTTCTTGCCCCTCCTCAGCCATCATCGTTTGCGGGTTTGTTCAACAGGAGACCTTCCTTACAGTTTGCCTACGATGGTCCATCATCAGACCATCTCCGAATCATATCTGACACTCTAGGGCCCGTGGTTCAACCCGGTTCGGCTCCTTTTGGTCTTCAAGCCGAGTTGGGAAAGATGACTGCCCAAGAAATCATGGATGCCAAGGCTCTTGCAGCTTCGAAGAGTCACAGTGAGGCtgagaggaggagaagagagaggatCAACAACCATCTTGCTAAGCTGCGCAGCTTATTACCCAGCACGACCAAA ACGGACAAAGCTTCGTTGTTAGCTGAAGTAATACAGCACGTGAAAGAGCTTAAGCGTCAGACTTCTTTGATAGCAGAAACGAGTCCGGTACCCACTGAAGTGGACGAGCTAACCGTTGATGCATCAGACGAGGACGGTAAGTTTGTTATCAAAGCCTCACTTTGCTGCGAGGACAGGTCTGATCTCTTACCTGATCTCATCAAGACCTTGAAAGCTTTACgtttaaaaactttaaaagcTGAGATTACAACACTTGGGGGACGTGTAAAGAATGTGCTGTTCATTACTGGGGAAGAGGATTCTAGTAGCAGCGGCGAGCAAAaccagcaacaacaacaacaacagcaatATTGTGTAAGTTCAATTCAAGAAGCTCTTAAGGCAGTGATGGAGAAGACTACAGGAGACGAGTCTTCTTCAGGGACTGTTAAGAGGCAAAGGACTAATATCAATATCCTTGAACATAGGTCGCTTTGA